A genomic window from Paenibacillus sp. FSL K6-0276 includes:
- a CDS encoding IS30 family transposase has protein sequence MGYTHLSITERSKLEVLYGLGWSSRAIGAELGRHHSVIARERKRGGKGNTYLAETAQIAYSERRQGSKSTGRFTAELAGEINEKLRLTWSPEQIAEQRRASGQPFVCFKTIYRWLYAGRLVAGEVKVLRHKGKRRKPLETRGRFLVGKTISQRPKGVRKRDSFGHWELDTVVSSRGKSRACAATFIERKTRMYLAVKMPDRTAHSMEIAFGVVASQYPQETFRTATADRGKEFACYSALEAFHGLDVYFADPYSSWQRGSNENGNGLLREFFPKGHDFAQVSDEELAHALDLINHRPRKCLGWKSAHESFMSEVSHLA, from the coding sequence ATGGGTTACACTCATCTTAGCATAACGGAGCGAAGCAAACTAGAAGTACTATACGGATTGGGATGGTCTAGTCGAGCGATTGGGGCAGAACTTGGACGTCATCACTCCGTCATTGCCAGAGAACGGAAGCGAGGAGGCAAGGGAAATACCTATCTTGCTGAGACCGCTCAGATCGCGTATAGCGAACGTCGACAAGGGAGTAAGTCGACAGGTCGTTTCACCGCGGAACTGGCCGGAGAGATCAATGAGAAACTCCGACTTACCTGGTCGCCCGAGCAGATTGCTGAACAGCGTAGAGCCAGTGGTCAACCCTTCGTATGCTTCAAGACGATCTACCGTTGGCTATATGCAGGTCGTCTGGTTGCAGGCGAAGTAAAGGTGCTACGGCATAAGGGTAAACGACGTAAACCACTGGAGACACGTGGTCGATTCCTCGTGGGGAAAACCATTAGTCAACGGCCAAAGGGAGTACGAAAGAGAGATTCCTTCGGGCACTGGGAACTAGATACGGTGGTTTCCAGCCGAGGAAAAAGCCGTGCTTGTGCCGCGACCTTTATCGAGCGCAAGACACGGATGTATCTGGCCGTAAAGATGCCCGACCGTACCGCTCATTCGATGGAGATCGCCTTTGGTGTTGTGGCTAGCCAGTATCCGCAAGAAACTTTCCGAACGGCTACTGCGGATCGAGGAAAGGAATTCGCCTGCTATAGCGCTCTGGAAGCCTTTCATGGACTGGATGTCTACTTTGCTGATCCCTACTCGTCCTGGCAACGAGGGTCTAACGAGAATGGCAACGGACTCCTTCGAGAGTTCTTTCCCAAAGGCCATGATTTTGCACAAGTTTCAGATGAGGAGCTTGCCCACGCCCTAGATCTCATCAACCACCGCCCCCGGAAATGTCTGGGGTGGAAGTCTGCTCACGAATCTTTCATGTCCGAAGTGTCGCACTTAGCTTGA
- a CDS encoding trehalase family glycosidase produces the protein MNFNLNTVPFSRRGTFLAISELPESDVRVEGIYLRTVRGGDDKFGEAFQIELLDESNKYIPYEAKAGPTLLRLNTDTENIYAEICITDGHTVRFKSKGCGIRLTFRTSAYDYAYEHSAGSWEVNSFTHECRFMLTRLTGALRMEVPWDKIKSSRIVAEFIPEIGTEIAEFAVEEFRTVWERRDDWTPWEEAVLEVQEEYNQWLGASLTVPERWQDGRELAAYITWSCLVPAEGCLTRPAMYMSKNWMTNIWSWDHCFNAMALVRHNPKLAWDQFMIFFDRQDESGLIPDFINDKYELWNCNKPPIHGWTLAWMMQRTDYIKESHLREVYGPLSKWTNWWFHYRDNDRDGIPQYNHGNDSGWDNSTAFNNGIPVESPDLAAFLILQIELLAEIAGLLGLTDESTAWRRLGEETLEKMLRHFWKDGRFTACRSGTHEVSDGDSLLLFVPILLGKRLPEPILRSLLDGLRDESRFLTPNGWATESVKSPYYTPDGYWRGPIWAPSTMLLVEGVAAAGDIELASEVARRFCEMLNKSGMAENFDALTGQGLRDRAFTWTSSVFLILGHEYTT, from the coding sequence ATGAACTTTAATCTTAACACGGTACCCTTCAGCCGAAGAGGCACCTTTCTCGCTATTTCTGAACTACCTGAATCGGATGTTAGGGTGGAGGGAATTTACTTACGGACCGTGCGTGGTGGGGATGACAAATTTGGTGAGGCTTTTCAAATTGAACTGCTGGACGAGAGCAATAAGTATATCCCGTACGAGGCCAAGGCCGGGCCTACTCTGCTTCGTTTAAATACGGATACCGAAAACATCTATGCGGAGATCTGTATTACAGATGGCCACACGGTCCGGTTCAAGAGCAAAGGATGTGGCATCCGCCTCACCTTCCGTACATCCGCCTACGATTATGCTTATGAACACAGCGCAGGCAGTTGGGAAGTAAACAGCTTCACCCATGAATGCCGGTTCATGCTCACCCGGTTAACCGGGGCTCTCCGGATGGAGGTGCCTTGGGACAAAATCAAGAGTTCTCGCATTGTGGCGGAGTTCATCCCTGAAATTGGTACGGAAATTGCCGAGTTCGCGGTGGAGGAATTCCGCACGGTGTGGGAACGGCGTGATGACTGGACGCCATGGGAGGAAGCGGTACTAGAGGTGCAAGAGGAATATAACCAGTGGCTGGGTGCCAGCTTGACCGTTCCCGAACGCTGGCAGGACGGCCGTGAACTGGCGGCTTATATTACCTGGTCCTGTTTGGTTCCCGCAGAAGGATGCCTGACCCGGCCAGCTATGTATATGTCGAAGAACTGGATGACGAATATTTGGAGCTGGGATCACTGCTTCAATGCGATGGCACTGGTTAGGCATAATCCAAAGCTGGCCTGGGATCAGTTTATGATCTTCTTCGACCGCCAGGATGAGAGCGGCCTAATTCCGGACTTTATCAACGACAAGTATGAGCTCTGGAACTGCAACAAGCCGCCTATTCATGGCTGGACACTGGCCTGGATGATGCAGCGGACGGATTATATTAAGGAGTCCCACCTTCGTGAAGTGTATGGACCCTTGAGCAAGTGGACGAACTGGTGGTTCCATTACCGGGATAACGACAGGGACGGTATACCACAGTACAATCATGGAAACGATTCGGGTTGGGACAACAGTACAGCCTTTAATAACGGGATTCCGGTGGAGAGTCCGGATCTGGCGGCATTTTTGATCCTGCAAATCGAACTGCTTGCCGAAATTGCTGGGCTTCTGGGGCTTACCGACGAAAGCACCGCATGGAGAAGATTAGGCGAGGAGACCTTGGAGAAAATGCTGCGTCATTTCTGGAAGGATGGAAGGTTCACAGCTTGCCGTTCCGGAACTCACGAAGTATCCGACGGCGATAGCCTGCTGCTCTTCGTGCCCATTCTGCTCGGCAAGCGGCTGCCGGAGCCCATCCTGCGCTCACTGCTGGACGGCCTGCGGGATGAGAGCCGCTTCTTGACGCCGAACGGCTGGGCTACAGAGAGCGTGAAGAGCCCTTACTACACGCCGGATGGCTATTGGCGGGGCCCAATATGGGCACCATCAACCATGCTGCTTGTGGAAGGCGTGGCCGCGGCGGGGGATATCGAACTGGCAAGCGAGGTAGCCCGCCGATTCTGCGAAATGCTGAACAAGAGTGGCATGGCCGAGAACTTCGATGCCCTGACGGGTCAAGGTCTTCGTGACAGGGCATTCACCTGGACCTCAAGTGTCTTCTTAATACTGGGGCACGAGTATACAACCTAA
- a CDS encoding sensor histidine kinase — MLSHFFKKLYHRFSIRSYFSIRTKLLFCFLIVAIIPLLSLGALNYYQSAIVINSQFGKYGENTVAQLDQQISSALNRMNQTTGTIYSYLLDPARGGLGDHVPTTYQEIMDKDDFEALLKSLKTDLTRGIYLITRSGYYYGENNLDVSKLSDIPAWRSITRSSKGPYWLGFYPMSHGMGDSVTGEPILGLAVRINNPAGTQHGSTILIEENAQVLLHMFHMFEEDIKAHLTITDSQERPIYQSEAPFTPNDSDVVWNRTLAANGWKIEARVPSKDFYFSSSLIRSNTVLVAIVSCLLAFGLAYIFSSKFTARIRRLKDSMQKVSFGKLHTRTLVEGKDELGSLDTSFNRMVGGIQSLVQEVEQSERLKKEAELKAFHYQINPHLLFNTLNSIQWKARLQGAEDIRQMLYHLTMVLEGNLDISQELITLGRELRMIEHFLKIQVIRYGSAFSYEQTCSEELKPYLIPRMTLQPLFENIFFHGFEDGKGNISLNVREEGEHLLLTLTDDGAGITEEKLRTLMLAKPEGKPQGRGGLGVQNANQKFKLHFGQQYGLTVQSTKGEGTTIVIRWPKKEESPYGDNQDH, encoded by the coding sequence ATGTTGAGTCATTTCTTTAAGAAGTTATATCATCGCTTCTCTATTCGCTCTTATTTCAGCATCCGGACTAAGCTACTCTTTTGCTTTCTCATTGTCGCGATTATTCCGCTGTTGTCACTGGGAGCCTTGAACTATTATCAATCAGCCATAGTCATCAACTCCCAATTCGGGAAATACGGGGAGAACACCGTGGCACAACTTGATCAGCAGATCAGTTCCGCCTTGAACCGGATGAATCAGACGACAGGAACGATCTATTCTTATCTTCTTGATCCTGCGCGGGGGGGACTAGGCGACCACGTTCCGACCACGTATCAGGAGATTATGGATAAAGATGACTTCGAGGCGCTGCTTAAATCCCTTAAGACGGATCTGACGAGAGGTATTTATCTGATTACCCGCTCTGGTTATTACTATGGGGAGAATAATCTGGATGTCAGTAAGCTTAGCGATATTCCCGCCTGGCGGTCCATTACCCGTTCATCCAAAGGTCCCTATTGGCTGGGCTTCTATCCTATGAGTCATGGCATGGGAGATTCGGTTACCGGGGAACCTATACTGGGGCTCGCCGTACGGATTAATAATCCGGCTGGAACCCAGCATGGAAGCACTATCTTAATTGAAGAGAATGCGCAGGTTCTTCTACATATGTTCCATATGTTTGAGGAGGATATCAAAGCGCATTTGACGATAACTGATTCCCAAGAGCGGCCTATTTACCAGTCAGAAGCACCGTTCACCCCAAACGACAGTGACGTAGTGTGGAACAGGACCCTGGCAGCCAACGGATGGAAGATTGAAGCGAGAGTGCCGTCCAAAGACTTCTATTTTTCCTCGAGCCTTATCCGCTCCAACACGGTACTTGTAGCCATTGTTTCTTGTCTGCTTGCCTTTGGGCTAGCTTATATATTCTCATCGAAATTCACAGCTCGAATCCGCAGGCTTAAAGACTCGATGCAGAAGGTCAGCTTTGGCAAGCTACATACGAGGACCCTGGTGGAAGGCAAAGATGAACTCGGAAGCCTGGATACCAGCTTCAACCGCATGGTGGGGGGGATTCAATCCCTTGTCCAGGAAGTGGAGCAGAGTGAGCGGCTGAAGAAGGAGGCCGAGCTCAAGGCATTCCACTACCAAATTAATCCACACCTGCTCTTCAATACGCTGAATTCCATCCAGTGGAAGGCAAGGCTCCAAGGGGCGGAGGATATCCGCCAGATGCTCTATCATCTGACGATGGTACTTGAAGGTAATCTGGATATCTCCCAGGAGTTGATCACTCTGGGCCGTGAACTCCGCATGATTGAGCATTTTCTGAAAATCCAGGTGATTCGTTATGGATCCGCGTTCAGCTATGAACAGACCTGCAGCGAAGAACTCAAGCCGTATCTGATTCCCCGTATGACCCTTCAGCCGCTCTTTGAGAACATCTTTTTTCATGGATTTGAAGACGGGAAGGGGAACATTTCGTTAAATGTGAGGGAGGAAGGTGAGCATCTGTTGCTAACATTGACTGATGACGGTGCAGGGATTACGGAAGAGAAGCTAAGGACGCTTATGCTTGCAAAGCCGGAAGGTAAACCGCAGGGACGCGGAGGGCTCGGCGTACAGAACGCCAACCAGAAGTTCAAGCTGCATTTCGGACAGCAGTATGGTTTGACGGTTCAATCCACGAAAGGTGAAGGCACCACTATCGTAATTCGGTGGCCCAAGAAGGAGGAGAGTCCATATGGAGACAACCAAGACCATTAA
- a CDS encoding response regulator — protein sequence METTKTIKVLIADDESIVRKGLRSTIPWHKYGMEVVADAPNGLKAWEAYQIHLPQIVITDIVMPEMNGIELLRKVKEVDKDTRIILLSCHRDFEFAQQGIKLGASGYLLKTAFEDEELEGMLEIFQRELTSPALVADAETSEIYGERLGSLLFAWLSGHSSKFVDEMDKLIGEKLPPNREPLYIYLVKTYGCGRTYLDLAKVKEDENSRMPHSASVIIPYGEDLCYWIVPGDELETAGSLLVQMKSQTEKLKWAKRGPLRNAEDLSKAFMALQKEAEVEKLHGISSQDWPEPIWKAVKLLHENPGADWSVSELAGQVGLSRSHFSILFKKTVGDSFVAFQYIRKLKLAKELLRDTQLTMQDIAERTGLGDSKYFSKWFKRCTGQTPSHYRIQQKDAETRTDGHPGL from the coding sequence ATGGAGACAACCAAGACCATTAAAGTGTTAATTGCAGATGATGAGAGTATCGTGCGCAAAGGGCTTCGCTCCACAATACCTTGGCATAAGTATGGGATGGAAGTGGTGGCGGATGCGCCGAACGGCCTTAAAGCCTGGGAGGCCTATCAGATTCATCTACCCCAAATAGTGATTACCGATATCGTCATGCCAGAGATGAATGGGATTGAGCTGTTACGCAAAGTTAAAGAAGTCGATAAGGACACCCGGATTATTCTGTTGAGCTGTCACCGTGACTTCGAATTCGCCCAGCAGGGAATCAAGCTTGGCGCTTCAGGATATCTGCTTAAGACGGCCTTTGAAGATGAAGAACTCGAAGGAATGCTGGAGATATTCCAGAGGGAGCTGACATCCCCTGCTCTCGTAGCGGATGCTGAAACAAGCGAAATCTATGGAGAACGGCTGGGCTCTCTCTTGTTTGCCTGGCTTAGTGGACACAGTAGCAAATTTGTTGACGAAATGGATAAGCTTATTGGGGAGAAGCTGCCGCCGAACAGGGAACCCTTGTATATTTATCTGGTCAAGACCTACGGATGTGGTCGTACCTATCTGGATCTTGCCAAGGTTAAAGAGGATGAGAATAGCCGGATGCCCCACAGCGCATCTGTTATCATCCCTTACGGTGAGGACCTTTGCTACTGGATTGTACCTGGTGACGAGCTGGAGACTGCGGGAAGCCTGCTTGTTCAGATGAAAAGCCAAACCGAGAAGCTGAAGTGGGCCAAGAGAGGACCGCTGCGCAACGCTGAAGATTTAAGCAAGGCCTTCATGGCGCTTCAAAAAGAAGCGGAAGTTGAGAAGCTGCATGGTATTTCGTCTCAGGACTGGCCTGAACCGATCTGGAAGGCCGTGAAGCTTCTGCACGAGAATCCTGGGGCGGACTGGTCGGTTAGCGAATTGGCGGGCCAGGTAGGGCTCAGCCGAAGCCATTTCTCGATCCTGTTTAAGAAGACGGTGGGCGACAGCTTTGTGGCTTTCCAATATATACGTAAGCTTAAGCTGGCCAAGGAATTGCTACGGGATACGCAGTTGACGATGCAGGATATTGCGGAGCGGACGGGGCTCGGGGACAGTAAATATTTCAGTAAATGGTTCAAGCGCTGCACGGGTCAGACGCCTAGTCATTACCGCATACAACAAAAAGACGCCGAGACCCGAACAGATGGACACCCCGGCCTATAA
- a CDS encoding sugar ABC transporter substrate-binding protein: MKKKISLIVLATTLMATMVTACGGNSESSSPSGAAGSGETKTLRFATWDTGDTLKIEQDIAKKFEAAHPGTKVQVEAYADGFDQKLAAGFGATNPPDVMYMWDFPTYHQSLEPLDSYSSKDKDLNIEDFYPGLFNYGKIDGKLYGIPAGFTTRVVYYNKKLFDEAKIPYPKDGWTWKEFQDIAAKLSDKSKKQYGFGVRAENDTYDLQSFVWSNGSSFISDDGKTIEGFMNSKETAESIQMLGDMVKNGSAVLTGGKGQQSGDDIFKAGKIAMWESGIWPLESFKTAGINVGTVEIPAFPGKPVKGVLAESALSIAKDSKQKDLAWEFVKFYVSNDSIKMRVADLPVRVSVVNELKKDQDPLYKPYYTMLERSSNTPAFLLNPKWNEVNRQLSAAVEAVMHGENAQEVLNQAVKDSERYLK; the protein is encoded by the coding sequence GTGAAAAAGAAAATTTCTCTTATTGTACTTGCCACAACGTTAATGGCAACTATGGTCACGGCTTGCGGGGGGAACAGTGAAAGCTCATCACCCTCAGGCGCTGCGGGCTCAGGGGAGACGAAGACGCTTCGTTTTGCGACATGGGATACCGGAGACACGCTCAAGATTGAGCAAGACATCGCCAAGAAATTTGAAGCAGCCCATCCGGGCACGAAGGTTCAGGTAGAGGCTTATGCAGACGGTTTTGATCAGAAGCTTGCCGCCGGATTCGGGGCGACCAATCCGCCTGATGTGATGTATATGTGGGATTTTCCAACCTATCATCAATCTCTGGAACCTCTGGACAGCTATTCAAGCAAAGATAAAGACTTGAACATTGAAGATTTCTATCCGGGATTGTTCAATTATGGAAAAATTGACGGCAAGCTTTATGGCATTCCGGCAGGGTTCACCACACGCGTGGTCTACTACAACAAGAAGTTGTTCGATGAGGCAAAGATACCTTACCCGAAGGATGGATGGACATGGAAGGAGTTCCAGGACATCGCGGCCAAGCTCAGCGATAAATCGAAGAAGCAGTACGGGTTCGGGGTTCGCGCAGAGAACGATACGTATGACCTACAGAGCTTCGTATGGAGCAACGGAAGCTCATTCATCTCTGATGACGGCAAAACGATTGAAGGATTTATGAACAGCAAAGAGACAGCTGAGTCCATCCAGATGCTCGGCGACATGGTTAAGAACGGTTCGGCTGTGCTGACCGGAGGCAAAGGCCAGCAGAGCGGAGATGACATTTTTAAAGCAGGTAAAATCGCTATGTGGGAGAGCGGTATCTGGCCGCTGGAATCGTTCAAGACGGCAGGCATAAATGTAGGTACAGTCGAAATCCCGGCCTTCCCGGGCAAACCAGTCAAAGGGGTGCTTGCGGAGTCCGCCTTGTCCATCGCCAAGGATTCGAAGCAGAAAGATCTGGCCTGGGAATTCGTGAAATTCTATGTGTCCAATGATTCGATCAAGATGCGTGTGGCGGATCTGCCTGTAAGGGTCAGTGTCGTAAACGAGCTGAAGAAAGATCAGGACCCGCTATATAAACCTTATTACACGATGCTGGAGCGTTCCAGCAACACACCGGCGTTCCTGCTCAATCCGAAATGGAATGAAGTGAACCGCCAGCTCTCTGCGGCGGTGGAAGCGGTTATGCACGGCGAAAATGCCCAGGAAGTGCTGAATCAGGCTGTTAAAGATAGTGAACGTTATTTGAAATAA
- a CDS encoding sugar ABC transporter permease — protein MAQTFLHQAGEPIAQLKPTRKRRWGGVVPYLFIFPWIFGFLVFTLGPLLFSLIISFFDWPIVGEVRFIGFGNYADMFTDDPLFWTSLGVTLKFAALFVPLNIIVALGLAILLNQKTRGSAIFRTAFYIPSVISGVALAMIWSWVYSGDYGILNYFLSLIGIQGPDWLNDKQWSLVAMVFASLWGQGSMMLIFLAGLKGIPKDLYESASIDGASKIRQFFSVTIPMITPTILFNLITSIIAAFQQLTLALLLTGGGPMKATYFYAMYMYENAFKYFKMGYSAANAWFMFLIVLSLTFIVFKSSEAWVFYEGEMKKNPQEKLKAQGRRRSL, from the coding sequence ATGGCTCAGACCTTTCTGCATCAAGCAGGGGAACCTATAGCCCAGCTCAAGCCTACACGAAAACGTAGATGGGGTGGGGTTGTTCCCTACCTCTTCATTTTTCCCTGGATCTTCGGATTCCTCGTGTTCACCTTGGGGCCTTTGTTATTTTCCCTTATCATCTCTTTTTTCGATTGGCCGATTGTCGGCGAAGTACGCTTTATCGGGTTTGGCAATTATGCGGATATGTTTACGGATGACCCGTTGTTCTGGACCTCACTCGGGGTCACCCTCAAATTTGCGGCTCTGTTCGTTCCATTGAACATCATTGTGGCGCTTGGGCTTGCGATTCTCCTGAATCAGAAGACACGGGGCAGTGCCATATTCCGAACCGCCTTTTATATTCCCTCCGTTATATCAGGCGTCGCTCTGGCTATGATCTGGTCTTGGGTATACAGCGGTGATTATGGGATTCTGAATTACTTCCTGTCCCTGATCGGCATTCAGGGCCCTGATTGGCTCAACGATAAGCAGTGGTCATTAGTAGCGATGGTGTTCGCAAGTCTCTGGGGACAAGGCTCGATGATGCTGATCTTTTTGGCTGGTCTCAAAGGGATTCCGAAAGATCTTTATGAATCCGCTTCCATTGATGGGGCAAGCAAGATCAGACAATTCTTCAGTGTGACGATTCCGATGATCACGCCGACGATTTTATTCAACTTGATTACTTCCATCATTGCAGCCTTCCAGCAGCTGACCCTGGCTTTATTGCTGACCGGAGGCGGTCCAATGAAAGCAACTTATTTCTATGCCATGTACATGTATGAGAATGCGTTTAAGTATTTCAAAATGGGGTATTCGGCAGCTAACGCCTGGTTCATGTTCCTGATCGTGCTCAGCTTGACCTTCATTGTGTTCAAATCATCGGAAGCCTGGGTGTTCTACGAAGGTGAAATGAAGAAGAATCCTCAGGAGAAGCTGAAGGCTCAAGGAAGGAGACGTTCTTTGTGA
- a CDS encoding carbohydrate ABC transporter permease: MKKILVYVLLLFFSLLFIAPLFWAVTTALKSQSELYLFPPKWIPSVWKFSNFAEAWNIQPFNMFLKNTLIITILSTFGQLISCTLVAYGFARFQFKGRDFLFLVVLATMMIPWEVTMIPQYMLFNFLGWINTLKSLIVPSFFGSAYFIFLLRQFILTIPRELDEAATIDGANKLTVLTRIIVPLMGPSLILVAVFQVMGCWNDYLGPLIFLNDQAKYTLTLGLSQFKGMYGVDMQSIMAITVLISIPPLAIFFFAQRYIVGGIATTGIKG, translated from the coding sequence GTGAAGAAAATACTCGTATACGTGCTGCTGCTCTTTTTTTCACTGTTGTTCATAGCCCCGCTGTTCTGGGCGGTTACGACTGCACTTAAGTCACAGTCCGAGCTTTATCTTTTTCCACCAAAATGGATTCCTTCTGTATGGAAGTTCAGCAATTTTGCAGAGGCATGGAACATTCAACCCTTCAATATGTTTCTGAAAAACACACTGATTATTACCATCCTGTCGACGTTCGGTCAACTGATTTCATGCACGCTCGTTGCCTATGGATTCGCCAGATTTCAGTTCAAGGGCAGGGACTTTTTGTTCCTGGTTGTGCTCGCAACGATGATGATTCCCTGGGAAGTCACTATGATCCCGCAGTATATGCTGTTCAACTTTCTGGGATGGATTAATACGCTCAAATCCCTTATTGTACCGTCTTTCTTCGGGTCGGCCTATTTCATTTTCCTGCTGCGGCAGTTCATTCTCACCATCCCGCGTGAGCTGGACGAAGCAGCTACAATCGACGGAGCCAATAAGCTAACCGTATTGACGAGGATTATTGTCCCGCTGATGGGGCCTTCGCTGATCCTGGTCGCTGTGTTCCAGGTTATGGGATGTTGGAACGATTATCTCGGGCCGCTCATTTTCCTTAACGACCAGGCGAAATACACATTGACCCTGGGGCTCTCACAGTTCAAAGGGATGTACGGTGTGGATATGCAGTCTATTATGGCGATTACTGTTCTGATCTCGATCCCGCCGCTGGCAATCTTCTTTTTCGCTCAGCGCTATATCGTTGGAGGCATTGCGACTACGGGCATTAAAGGTTAG